AACTGGCATTTTAGGCATCGAAGCTGGAGGCGCGTTAGCGGTTGTCATTACCTTGTTCATTTTTGGTAATTCCTCTGTGAGTGTTTATGCAGGCGTGGCTTTCCTCGGAGCAGCGATCGCGGCGGTGCTGGTGTACGTCTTGGGGACATTGGGACGAGGGGGTGCAACACCGCTTAATCTCACGGTGGCTGGAGCCGCTATGACTGCATTTATTACCTCGATTACAACTGCTATTTTAATTGTTAGTCAACAAACTCTAGAACAAGTTCGGTTTTGGTTAGCAGGCTCCCTAGCCGGAAGAGATTTCAATTTATTTCTGTATGTCTTGCCATTTCTGGTAACTGGATTGCTGCTGGCGTTCCTACTGGGTCGGCAAATTACAACTTTGAGTTTAGGAGAAGACATCGCCAAAAGTTTAGGTCAACAAACTGTGTGGATTAAGGTATTGACAGCAATCAGCGTCGTATTATTGGCAGGCAGTTCAGTAGCGATCGCAGGACCTATTGGCTTTGTGGGGTTGGTAGTACCTCACATGGTGCGCTTTTTTATCAAAACAGACTATCGCTGGATTTTGCCTTATTCGGCTTTGCTAGGAGCGATCCTGTTATTAGTTTCGGATATGGCAGCGCGAGTATTGCTCAAGCCTCAAGAACTTCCAGTAGGCGTGATGACGGCAATTATTGGTGCGCCCGTATTTGTCTACCTCACAAAATCAAAGGTGAAGCGATGAAAGGTAACTTGCTGGTTAGTTCTCCGATGTTTTCCTTCCGAGTCGATCCGCGCTTACCCTTCCTGTTGTTGGTGCTGTCGCTCCTCAGTTTGGCAGTGCTGATTTTGAATGTGCAGCATGGGGAATACCCGATCGCCACTACGGATATTATCAAGACTTTATTTGGTATTAATACAGGCAATCCCGATCATCGCTTGATCGTTTACAACCTGCGATTACCCAGAACTTTAGTTGCTTTTATGGTGGGAATGGCACTGGCGATCGCAGGCACGATTTTTCAAGGACTGACACGCAATTCTCTGGCTGACCCCAGTATTATTGGCATTAATGCCGGAGCAAGCTTAGTGGCGGTGGCAGTAATTGTCTTATTTCCCTCTGCGCCTATTTATGTCCTACCGATGGCAGCCTTTATGGGTGCTTTATTAATGGCGGCGCTGATTTATGGTTTGGCTTGGCAGGGTGGTAGTTCTCCGACATTACTGATTTTATTAGGCATTGGCTTATCTGCGATCGCCAGTGCCTTTACTAGCTTAATGATTATCTTTGGCTCTATCTATGATGTCACTCAAGCATTAGTCTGGTTAGCTGGAAGTGTCTATGGTCGTAGCTGGGAACAGTTCTTTTCATTCCTTCCCTGGGTTATTTTTGGTACTCCCATCGCCTTCTCATTATCCCGTCATCTGAATGTGCTGAACTTAGGCGATGATACGGCAAAAGGTTTAGGTAGTCGGGTGGAATGGGAACGAGGGGGACTTGTGGTAGTTGCCGTTGCCCTTTCCGCATCAGCCGTTGCTACAGCAGGCGCGATCGCTTTTGTGGGACTTATTGCCCCTCATGCTGGACGACAATTAATTGGAGTGAATCATCAAAATTTGCTGCCTGTTACAGCTATCTTGGGTGGATTATTAGTCATGCTTGCCGATTTAGTTGGTAGAACTGTGTTTGCACCTATTGAGCTTCCCTGCGGGGTGGTTACTGCTGCCATTGGCGCACCTTTTTTTCTTTATCTACTCATTCGCCATCGTTTTAATTGATATTTACTCCCTTCCCGCTTAAAGAATACCTATTTTTTAAACCGCCAAGACGCAAAGAACGCCAAGGAAAAGCAGAATATAATTTCAGTTTTTAACGCTCAAAGAATCATTTTTAAAAGAAGTCCAGTGATTTGGTACAAGCTCCTCAATTCTTCTGAGTTTGGGTAAGCAGAACCCCACGATTCCCACTAAAATCATGCCTAGAGAACACAGGACATACAACAGGGAAATTCCTGTACCTGCACCTGTTCCGAAAATGTAGCTAAAAAGTTCGCTGATTTTACCGCCTGTCGTGAAAGCAGGTTCAAATACTCGATCTGCAAGTATTCCACCTATAAATGTAGCGATCGCACTTACTATCTGTAGCACTAAAGCATTGGCGGCAAACACCCGTCCCTGCATCTCTGGCGCGATTTTCTCCATCCAGAGGGCATTTTCAGAACTAAGTAATAGTGGAAAGTTGAGGGAAGAGCAAAATTGAGCAGGAACCCATACTTGGAGCGATCTCCCCAAACCAAAGAAGGTTTTGCTCACTCCTGCCCCAATGAATCCCGCTAACATACCCCGTACCCGTCGCTGCGAACCGCCCCAGAAACTCAGTGCAATTGCTCCAATAACGCCGCCCATACCTGCTGCCGTCCCAATGCTAGCTAATGCCTGACTGCTACCAGTGGAACGCGCTAAAATCAACGCATCATCAATGGCGCTGCCTAAATCGTGAAAGAACCAAAACAAAGTAGTCATCAGCAGCAATAGCCTTAAACTCGGCTGTCGCCACACCTCACGAAAGCCTACGGTAAGTTTAAAGAACAAAGTTTCTTCGGTATTAGCTTGCGGCTGATAGTGAGGAATGGATACTAAAAGCAGTGTAGTAATGGCAATACAGAACGTTACAAAATCTATCAGCAAAATCCCAGGCAACTTAATGAGAGTATAAATCGCCCCTGCTAAAGCTGGTGCTAAAATAACCGAGCCGTAATGCACTGCGGAATTCATACTGTTAGCCTTTGTCAACTGCGATCGCGGTACGATCTGCGAAATAGACGTTTGATAAGCCAAGCTTTGAAGTTGCCCAAAGCCACCGTTAAGAGTTGCGGCTAGATAAAGATGCCAGATTTCTAGATTGTTATTGAGATAAAGTAACCCGATACCAATAGTGGAAATAGCAGCAATACTATCTCCTAATATCATCAGTTGCTTGCGATTAAAGCTATCAACAATAATTCCACCAATTAAACTTACTGGAATGCAAGGCAGTTGTCGGAAGAAGCCCAACAAAGCCAAAGTAGTTGCAGATCCTGTTAGTTGCCATGCCCAGATGGTAAGAGCAAAGCTGGTCATATAACTACCAATGGTGGACAGTAGTTGACCAAACCAGATGATCGTAAATGTACGCACAGATGCTCGATGAAATTAAGAATTTTCCACCAAATCAAAGATCGTGGTGGGAGAGGATTTGAATTAGCTTTGATTATTTGTTACAGGAATAGATGGTGGAATCCGAGCCACCATTTCAGTTTGCAGCACTTCTGGAAACTGTTTCCAGACAATGTTACCGTCCTGGCTATCAAGATAAAGTTCACTAAAACGCAGCACTGCTTCAGCCGTCGCCTCAATAGAGCTTTCGGCTATAGGGATATTTGCTAGCAGATATGTAGATTTATTTGCAGATGATAAAGCAATAGCACAGGGGCGATCGCAAGTCCATAAGCATCTCACAGGCTGAATCTCTAATTCCGCGCGTCGTAACCATTGTTGATATAAGCTCAAGAGGCGATCGCTAAATACCATGCCATCAGAGGGAATATCGGGCGATTTCTCATGATCATAACGGCAGGATTTACAGACAAAAAGAATGGGTTTTGACATAAACTAAATTTCCTGAATGTAAGCTAAAAAATAGCAAGACTTGTGTTATAGTTTGTTATTAATTCTTTTCAATTAGATACTTGTATAAATCATCTAAAATCGCATTAGCAGAAAGAATGTTACCAAAAATCCAATAACCTGAATCAACCTTATAAACTTGATTTTTTTTAACTACATTGAGGGTTTGCCATAAAGGGCTATTCGCATATACTTCCAAACTAGATTCTGCACCTGGATCGATAGCGAGAAACATTTTATCTGCTTCCAGCAAATCAACCTGCTCTAAGCTAGTATTGATATAACCATAATCTGAGTTTGGAACTTGAATCTGCTGGCGCTGAATTTCTGGAATAGATAATAATTCCAGTTCTTCCATAACATTCACAGCAAATGAATTATGGTTAAGAAACTGTGTAAAAGCTAGAGTAGTATAAAATCGCATAATGCAAATTTTAAGTTTACCAGTTCTTTGAGCAAATATTGATTTTAAGTTAGCAACTTTTTGTTGATAAGCATCAAGAAGTTTCTTAGCTTCTTGAACTTTGTTAACGATTTCTGCCGTTTGTTGTAAAGTTTTTTTCCAACCAGTTTGAGAATATTCAATAGAAACTGTAGGAGCGATTTTAGAGAGTATGGAATAATTTTGAGGAGAAATAAACAGTCCCACAATTAAATCAGGATTTAACTCCACGATTTTTTCTAAATTGGGTTGACCATCTTTACCTAAATTAGCGATCGCTCCCATTTTATCCTGCAAGAGCTCTTGTTTAGTCCCAACTTGATTAGCAACTGTTGAAGCTATAGGCTGTAAACCTAACGCCACTAAAATCTCTAAACTTTCTTGATCCATAACGATTATTCGTTGTGGATTAATTGGAATGCAACTTTTACCTAATTCATGTTTAACCGTTCGACATTCAGATGAAGTAGCTTCTAGTTTTTGAGCCAGAAATTGTTGTCGAACTATACCATAACAACCCTGAGCAAAAACTACAATCATAATTCCTACTAAAAAAAGCGTAAGGCGTTGTCGCCAGGATTTATAAAGCATTATCATTCTACATATTTCTACTTTTTAACTAATTGCTTAAAATGTCAAAGAAATCGTCCCCTTAATAGTCGTGGGAGCGCCATAATAAACTCGCAAAGAACTTTCTGCCGTTTCAAAGTAGGTAACGTCAAATAAATTTTCAATATTCAACCCAGCCCGAAAATTGTTTCGGCGATAGAATAGCGAAGCATCGGTACGGGTGTAGCTAGGAACCTGAAAAGAATTATCTAAATCGCCTTGGCGCTCACCCACATAAAATAAACCTAGTCCGAAGCCTAAGCCATTAAGAGAGCCACTTTGAATTTCATAGGTTGTCCATAAACTCAAAGCATTTTTAGGAACATTATTAATGTAATTACCAACTGTATATGTATTGTCAGCCGTTATCTGAGCATCTGTATAAGCATACCCAGCCGCAATTTTCCAACCTGGCGCAATTTCACCTGCAACATCGAGTTCTATCCCACGACTTCTCTGTTCTCCTGTCTGCACTGAAAAATTTGGATCAATGGGGTCAGCCGTTAATACGTTAGAACGAGTAACTTGGAAAAGAGCTAAAGTTGTTGACAACCTGCGATTCAGCAAGTCTGCTTTCATTCCCAATTCGTATTGGCTGCCTCGCTCTGGTTGAAAAAGTTTATTATCTAATGCAGTGCCTACATTTTGCAGAAAAGAGCGGCTATAGCTGGTGTATAACGAAAGTGAATCAGTGGGTTGATAGACCAAACCAACTCTAGGACTAATAGCTTCGTCCTGTTGCATAGACTCAGAGTTATCAACTTTGCTAATCTTTTGGCTAACCAGGTCAAACCTTCCTCCCAGCAATAATTTCCAGTTGGTAAATAAATCAATCTGATCTTGCAGATAAATACCGACGGAGGTTGTAGTAATCGGTTCTTTGGGATAAGCATCCACAAATGATTTTTGAGACTGTCTATACACAGGGTTGAATAAATCAATCGGATCTAGATTAAATAGTTGACCACTTGCTCCATAGATATCTCGATTAAAATCAAAACCAAACAATAATTTATGAGTAATGCTACCTGTGTTAAAAGTGCCGACAATGTTGGTATCAAGGATGAAGTTGTCTTGAGACTGGTCTGTTGTGGCATATATTCCCCGTTCTAAAGTGCGTTCATCATCCAGTAAATTGGCTGGATACATGGAGTTTTGGGGATTTCGCTGGAATGTAGCTCTAAAAGCATTGCGTAACTGCCATTTCGAGTTGAAGTTATGGTCTAGGTTATAGCTCAATCGCAAAGCATAGCGATTATTCTTATCTAATTCATCGTCTGGCTCCCCAATAAATCGGTTACGGGGTAATTTTCCGTTAATATTAGGTAAAACAGTACCCTTGGCAGGTAATCCCCTAGCGTTTGGTTGCTCACCGATGGTGTATTCACCTGCAAAAGTGAGTTTGGTTATCGGGCTAATCTGCCAGGTGAGAGTGGGAGCGATGACATAATCGCGGCGATCGAAAAAGTCAATAAACGTTCCAGTGCTGGAAGCACCCGCGATGAAACGATAGAGCAAAGTTTGAGAATCATTCAACGGTCCTGTAAAGTCCAGCGAACCCGCGTAAGTTTCAAAATTACCTAACGTTCCCTCAACGTTATAACGGGGAATGGCTAACGGCTGTTTCGTGACGATGTTCACAGTCCCACCTGGACCACCCTGACTAAACAGTGCGCCTGCTGGACCTTTTAACACTTCAATTTGTTCAATGTTCGGAATGGCAATCCTGGTTGTAATGTTAGTATCATCGCGCAAGCCATTACGAATGATGTTGCCTCCTGTGAAACCTCGGATCGTCACTCCCTCAAAAGCAGAGAAAGATGGGTTATCCGGTGTGACTCCAGCAACGGTTCGGAGTGCTTCATTGACGCTTTCTACCCGCCGATCTCGTAACAATTCTTCAGGAATGACTTGAACAGAAAACGGTAAATCTCGGATGGGAGTATCGGTTTTACTTCCACTTGTAGCGTTGGGTACTCGATAACCTTGCTGTCGTCTTGCTGTAACGACAATTTCCCCATCTAATATGTCGGTTTCTAGGGTGAGGTTATAGATCAGTTCTCCCGTTTTCAAGCTAATTTCTGATTTGGGTAGGGTATTATTTCCAGTAACACTTACCTGAATATTGTTAGTACCTTGCTGTACTACCTGCACCCTAGCGACATCTAGTGTTGGGTTTTCGGTGCTGAAGGTTTGAGTATTGGGAAGTGCTAGAATGGCGTTAGGAATGTCTGCGATTATACTGTTACCTTCTGTACGAATTTTGCCGAGATCGATCTGTAAAGGCTTGCCATCTGCTGTTTCTAGAACAATTTCTAATCCTGTAGTAGTGCGGTTCAGGCTAACTCTGATCACCTGAAGTGGAGAGTTGAGGGATTGAGCCAGCCAGCCTCTATTTTCTGGTTCTGTTTGGGAGAGCCAGCCTTTGATCGTGGTAGGGAGCATATAAGGTTCTTTGATCGGTTCAGGCTTCGACTCATTGGCTAATTCTTTTGCCCAACTTGGTTGAGCAACCAGTACCGATACCAATCCCGTGAGCAAAATGATTTGTTGCCGATGCTGTTGCATACCCTTCACACCTAAAATCCTGACAATATCCCTGCTCTGAGCGTGTCAGTTAAGAAAGATTCTCAATTAACTAGGTTTAATAGTATCTGGGTTTAATGTCAGCAACTTTACTCAAACGGAATTTTTGTTTGTTATAACGGAATTTCTTGCTAAATTTTCACGAAGATATCTCCAGGGGTTAGTGACGTTGCATCGCTCTCGGACTTAATCCGTACTTTTTACGGAAAGCAGTGCTAAATGCAGAGAGATTGGTGTAGCCAACTGTCTGGGCGATCGCCATAATCGAGTGTTGATTTTCCAGCAGTAGCGATCGCGCTTTCTCCATACGATAATTGTATAAATAACCAAATACCGTTGTGCCAAACACTTGGCGAAATCCCCGTTTCAATGTACAGTCATTGACTCCTACTTGTCGCGCTAAGGTCATTAATGACGGGGGATTGTCTATCTCTTGCAGTAAAATATCTTTTGCCTGATGAATGCGGTCAATATCGGTAGAGCGCAGGCGGGCGGTTGACTGGGGTGGGCGTTCGCCAGAAAGAGCCTGATATAACCATAAGACCAGCATTTCTACCGACTTACTTTCTAAATACATTTGCTTCATTACCCCCTGATAGGGACAATCTAGCATTTGCTGTAATACCAGTTGCATAGGGTGGGTAATCCTTCGCACAGTTGAAACAGGGATAGCTGCGTCCCCCTCCAGCATTCGCCGCAACTCATTGGGCAGACTATCCAGATGATTGCTAATTAATGCCCGAAATTGATTTGGCTCTAGATGAATATCGACTTCGACCCTGGCATCTTGCGCCAGTTCTTCACTTATACCACTTGGTGAATATAGTCCAGCAACGTAATGTTGCCCATTGGTGATGTAAGTGTCATGTGAGTAGCGAAACGTCGAGGAAAGGTTAAACACCCATTCTAGACAGCCAGCTTCTTCAGGGCGGATCTCAGAGAAAACAATATCGTCTTGGAATTGATAGCGATGAAAGGTTAAATCAATGCCATTGCGGAGAGAAATATCTCGCTTATAGCCTTGACCAAACAAAGGCGGACATATAGCAATGCGATCGCCTTTATCCTCTGGGTCGGCTGGTCGCGCCTGTTGCCGACTTTTTTGCCATAAATCAAACCAAGTGGTACTAGAAAGTGCGATCGCCATATCAAGATTTCAGACCAAAAAAAACATACTACAGCAGGTAAATCGTCAGTATAGTATGATAATTAACAATTTATCTCAATAATTTAGTACATATTTTCATGGCTAGTTGTGATCTATATTGCTCAAGAGGTCTTCTGTAAACAAGATTTACAGCTAAATATGAATCTGATTACAATGAGATTCATTAATTTTATTTGTTGATAAAGTTTTTCATGTCTTTACCATCCATACTCACAGCCCGCAATCTCACCCTTGCTTATGAGGGAACGCCAATAGTTCAAGATTTAACGTTAGCTATTCCCACTGGGAAAATTACGGTGTTAGTAGGTGCTAATGGTTGTGGCAAATCTACATTGTTGCGAGGGCTGGCACGGCTACTGAAACCAACTCAGGGAGCCGTTTATTTGGATGGGAAATCAATTACACAACAGGCTACCAAGTCGGTTGCCCAAAAATTAGGACTTTTACCCCAAAGTCCCGTTGCACCTGAAGGATTAACAGTTAAAGATTTAGTGGCGCAGGGGCGCTACCCTTATCAAAATTGGATGCAGCAGTGGTCATCTCAGGATGAACAATATGTACAGCAAGCATTAGAAACGACAAACTTAGTAGAATTGAGCGATCGCCCCCTCGATACTCTTTCTGGCGGACAACGACAACGCGCTTGGATTGCGATGGCTCTTGCTCAAAATACGGAGATTTTATTGTTAGATGAACCAACAACTTTTTTAGATTTAGCTCATCAAATTGAGGTATTAGATCTGCTACATGACCTGAATCAGCATCAGGGACGAACTATTGTCATGGTGCTGCATGACCTAAATCATGCTTGCCGCTATGCCGATTACTTAGTAGCAATGAAAACAGGAAAAATTTTTGCGGCTGGTGAACCAAGCGCAGTTATCTCAGAGGAAACGATACAAGCAGTCTTTGACTTGAAATGCCAGATTTATCCTGATCCAATTACAGGAACACCCATGTGTATCCCACTTAGAACAAAAACAAATTTAAAATTAAAGAACTTGTAATAGAGATTTGACTGAATAGTATTTATTTAATGAACTATAAAATAAGTATTAAGATTCCCCCTAAGACAAACAATGTTCCTAGAATAGCTTTCCAAGTAAGGGCTTCACCTAAAAAAATTGCAGACATTAGCAAGACTAAAACTACGCTAGACTTATCTATAGGAGAAACAAGAGACGCTTCACCTATTTGCAGCGATTTGAAGTAGAAAAGCCAAGAAAAGCCAGTAGTAATGCCGGAAAGTATTATAAAAAAAATTGGTCGATAGGGGATTTGGTGTAAGCTTCGATAGCTTCCTTCAATCCATACAATACTCCAAGCCATCAAAAGAATAATAACTGTACGAATTGCAGTTGCTAAGTTGGCACTTATCCCTTCAACACCTATTTTAGCAAGAATAGTAGTCAACGCAGCAAAGAATGCAGATAGTAGAGCATATATCCACCACATACTTAAATTATTGATCATTATCTTATGTCCGCGCCCTTATCTGGTTATGGCTACATCAAAGCTTGTAGCTGTGCTGGTAAGCTGAGTTTGGATTAAAAGGAGTTTTTGGCATGACCGCAGAACAAGATCCAGTTAAGGTGATGAAGCAGGAAGTGGGTAAGGCTGCTGCTGCTCGTGTACAGTCTGGTGCTATTGTGGGGCTAGGTACGGGTTCAACGACAGCGTATGCTATAGAGTATTTGGGACAGCGCATTAAGTCAGGTGAACTTAAAGATATTAAAGGCATCCCAACATCATTTCAGGCATCAGTGCTGGCTAAACAGTATGGTATTCCTCTAACTACTTTAGATGAAGTTGACCATATTGATATTGCGATTGATGGCGCTGATGAGGTTGATCCTCAAAAGAATTTGATTAAAGGCGGTGGTGCGGCTCATACCCGCGAGAAAATAGTAGATGCGTTAGCAGATCTGTTTATTGTGGTGGTTGATAGTTCTAAGTTAGTTGATAAGCTAGGTTCAACTTTCTTGTTGCCTGTTGAAGTACTACCAATGGCGATGACTCCTGTAATGCGGGCGATTGAAAAGTTGGGCGGTAAGCCAGAATTAAGGATGGGTGTGAAAAAAGCTGGTCCTGTGATTACTGACCAAGGCAATATGGTAATTGATGTGAAGTTCGATTCCATTGATCATCCTGCTGAGTTGGAAAAGACTCTCAATAATATTCCTGGTGTGCTGGAGAATGGTTTGTTTGTGGGAGTTACGGATATTGTGTTAGTGGGTGAGGTTAAGGATGGTCAACCTAGTGTACGGGAGTTTTAGAAAGGTAAAAAGTTCATTGTGTTAGAAAACACGATGATGGTGCGTTAGGCACGTAAATAGAATTATTGGGTGAAATTTTCAATTTATCGCCTGTGCCTAACACACCCTACAGTTAGATCATATTTTACGATCGCCATAAAGAGTGAAGAGCAATTTTTGATAATTGTTAATTGTTAATTGTTAATTGTTAATTGTTATTATGCAGTATCGACGATTCGGACGTACAGAATTGCAGATGCCTGTTTTTTCTTGCGGTGGTATGAGGTATCAGTATAAGTGGCAAGATGTAGCAGGATCAGAAATTCCTTTAGATAATCAGCA
The Oculatellaceae cyanobacterium DNA segment above includes these coding regions:
- a CDS encoding iron ABC transporter permease gives rise to the protein MTRSTLSQPDEQAKLLQIVGLCIAMIVLLICLIYSITIGARDISLTIILDSFTSFNSSFEHLVIQTVRLPRSLMAMMVGAALAVSGALMQGLTRNPLAETGILGIEAGGALAVVITLFIFGNSSVSVYAGVAFLGAAIAAVLVYVLGTLGRGGATPLNLTVAGAAMTAFITSITTAILIVSQQTLEQVRFWLAGSLAGRDFNLFLYVLPFLVTGLLLAFLLGRQITTLSLGEDIAKSLGQQTVWIKVLTAISVVLLAGSSVAIAGPIGFVGLVVPHMVRFFIKTDYRWILPYSALLGAILLLVSDMAARVLLKPQELPVGVMTAIIGAPVFVYLTKSKVKR
- a CDS encoding iron ABC transporter permease, which produces MKGNLLVSSPMFSFRVDPRLPFLLLVLSLLSLAVLILNVQHGEYPIATTDIIKTLFGINTGNPDHRLIVYNLRLPRTLVAFMVGMALAIAGTIFQGLTRNSLADPSIIGINAGASLVAVAVIVLFPSAPIYVLPMAAFMGALLMAALIYGLAWQGGSSPTLLILLGIGLSAIASAFTSLMIIFGSIYDVTQALVWLAGSVYGRSWEQFFSFLPWVIFGTPIAFSLSRHLNVLNLGDDTAKGLGSRVEWERGGLVVVAVALSASAVATAGAIAFVGLIAPHAGRQLIGVNHQNLLPVTAILGGLLVMLADLVGRTVFAPIELPCGVVTAAIGAPFFLYLLIRHRFN
- a CDS encoding MFS transporter is translated as MRTFTIIWFGQLLSTIGSYMTSFALTIWAWQLTGSATTLALLGFFRQLPCIPVSLIGGIIVDSFNRKQLMILGDSIAAISTIGIGLLYLNNNLEIWHLYLAATLNGGFGQLQSLAYQTSISQIVPRSQLTKANSMNSAVHYGSVILAPALAGAIYTLIKLPGILLIDFVTFCIAITTLLLVSIPHYQPQANTEETLFFKLTVGFREVWRQPSLRLLLLMTTLFWFFHDLGSAIDDALILARSTGSSQALASIGTAAGMGGVIGAIALSFWGGSQRRVRGMLAGFIGAGVSKTFFGLGRSLQVWVPAQFCSSLNFPLLLSSENALWMEKIAPEMQGRVFAANALVLQIVSAIATFIGGILADRVFEPAFTTGGKISELFSYIFGTGAGTGISLLYVLCSLGMILVGIVGFCLPKLRRIEELVPNHWTSFKNDSLSVKN
- a CDS encoding DUF1636 domain-containing protein, translating into MSKPILFVCKSCRYDHEKSPDIPSDGMVFSDRLLSLYQQWLRRAELEIQPVRCLWTCDRPCAIALSSANKSTYLLANIPIAESSIEATAEAVLRFSELYLDSQDGNIVWKQFPEVLQTEMVARIPPSIPVTNNQS
- a CDS encoding iron-siderophore ABC transporter substrate-binding protein, encoding MLYKSWRQRLTLFLVGIMIVVFAQGCYGIVRQQFLAQKLEATSSECRTVKHELGKSCIPINPQRIIVMDQESLEILVALGLQPIASTVANQVGTKQELLQDKMGAIANLGKDGQPNLEKIVELNPDLIVGLFISPQNYSILSKIAPTVSIEYSQTGWKKTLQQTAEIVNKVQEAKKLLDAYQQKVANLKSIFAQRTGKLKICIMRFYTTLAFTQFLNHNSFAVNVMEELELLSIPEIQRQQIQVPNSDYGYINTSLEQVDLLEADKMFLAIDPGAESSLEVYANSPLWQTLNVVKKNQVYKVDSGYWIFGNILSANAILDDLYKYLIEKN
- a CDS encoding TonB-dependent siderophore receptor; protein product: MQQHRQQIILLTGLVSVLVAQPSWAKELANESKPEPIKEPYMLPTTIKGWLSQTEPENRGWLAQSLNSPLQVIRVSLNRTTTGLEIVLETADGKPLQIDLGKIRTEGNSIIADIPNAILALPNTQTFSTENPTLDVARVQVVQQGTNNIQVSVTGNNTLPKSEISLKTGELIYNLTLETDILDGEIVVTARRQQGYRVPNATSGSKTDTPIRDLPFSVQVIPEELLRDRRVESVNEALRTVAGVTPDNPSFSAFEGVTIRGFTGGNIIRNGLRDDTNITTRIAIPNIEQIEVLKGPAGALFSQGGPGGTVNIVTKQPLAIPRYNVEGTLGNFETYAGSLDFTGPLNDSQTLLYRFIAGASSTGTFIDFFDRRDYVIAPTLTWQISPITKLTFAGEYTIGEQPNARGLPAKGTVLPNINGKLPRNRFIGEPDDELDKNNRYALRLSYNLDHNFNSKWQLRNAFRATFQRNPQNSMYPANLLDDERTLERGIYATTDQSQDNFILDTNIVGTFNTGSITHKLLFGFDFNRDIYGASGQLFNLDPIDLFNPVYRQSQKSFVDAYPKEPITTTSVGIYLQDQIDLFTNWKLLLGGRFDLVSQKISKVDNSESMQQDEAISPRVGLVYQPTDSLSLYTSYSRSFLQNVGTALDNKLFQPERGSQYELGMKADLLNRRLSTTLALFQVTRSNVLTADPIDPNFSVQTGEQRSRGIELDVAGEIAPGWKIAAGYAYTDAQITADNTYTVGNYINNVPKNALSLWTTYEIQSGSLNGLGFGLGLFYVGERQGDLDNSFQVPSYTRTDASLFYRRNNFRAGLNIENLFDVTYFETAESSLRVYYGAPTTIKGTISLTF
- a CDS encoding AraC family transcriptional regulator codes for the protein MAIALSSTTWFDLWQKSRQQARPADPEDKGDRIAICPPLFGQGYKRDISLRNGIDLTFHRYQFQDDIVFSEIRPEEAGCLEWVFNLSSTFRYSHDTYITNGQHYVAGLYSPSGISEELAQDARVEVDIHLEPNQFRALISNHLDSLPNELRRMLEGDAAIPVSTVRRITHPMQLVLQQMLDCPYQGVMKQMYLESKSVEMLVLWLYQALSGERPPQSTARLRSTDIDRIHQAKDILLQEIDNPPSLMTLARQVGVNDCTLKRGFRQVFGTTVFGYLYNYRMEKARSLLLENQHSIMAIAQTVGYTNLSAFSTAFRKKYGLSPRAMQRH
- a CDS encoding ABC transporter ATP-binding protein; the encoded protein is MSLPSILTARNLTLAYEGTPIVQDLTLAIPTGKITVLVGANGCGKSTLLRGLARLLKPTQGAVYLDGKSITQQATKSVAQKLGLLPQSPVAPEGLTVKDLVAQGRYPYQNWMQQWSSQDEQYVQQALETTNLVELSDRPLDTLSGGQRQRAWIAMALAQNTEILLLDEPTTFLDLAHQIEVLDLLHDLNQHQGRTIVMVLHDLNHACRYADYLVAMKTGKIFAAGEPSAVISEETIQAVFDLKCQIYPDPITGTPMCIPLRTKTNLKLKNL
- a CDS encoding EamA family transporter; translation: MINNLSMWWIYALLSAFFAALTTILAKIGVEGISANLATAIRTVIILLMAWSIVWIEGSYRSLHQIPYRPIFFIILSGITTGFSWLFYFKSLQIGEASLVSPIDKSSVVLVLLMSAIFLGEALTWKAILGTLFVLGGILILIL
- the rpiA gene encoding ribose-5-phosphate isomerase RpiA; the protein is MTAEQDPVKVMKQEVGKAAAARVQSGAIVGLGTGSTTAYAIEYLGQRIKSGELKDIKGIPTSFQASVLAKQYGIPLTTLDEVDHIDIAIDGADEVDPQKNLIKGGGAAHTREKIVDALADLFIVVVDSSKLVDKLGSTFLLPVEVLPMAMTPVMRAIEKLGGKPELRMGVKKAGPVITDQGNMVIDVKFDSIDHPAELEKTLNNIPGVLENGLFVGVTDIVLVGEVKDGQPSVREF